The Candidatus Arthromitus sp. SFB-mouse-Japan genome includes a region encoding these proteins:
- a CDS encoding PTS mannose/fructose/sorbose transporter subunit IIC, whose protein sequence is MSAITIILIIIIALLAGMEGILDEFQFHQPLVVCTLIGLVSGHLTEGIILGGSLQMIALGWANIGAAVAPDAALASVASSILMVLGLQNGSVDTQTVISTSIAVAIPLSVAGLFLTMLCRTITIPIVHFMDKAAEKGKIKVIEVWQILCIFLQGIRIAIPAAALCIIPASAVTDALSMMPDWLSTGMAIGGGMVAAVGYAMVINMMSTKETWAFFILGFVLAALGQLTLIALGAIGLALAIIYLTLKENSGNGRGGTGSGDPLGDILNDY, encoded by the coding sequence ATGTCTGCCATTACTATAATTTTAATTATTATAATAGCACTACTTGCTGGTATGGAGGGTATTCTTGATGAATTTCAGTTTCATCAACCACTTGTAGTTTGTACATTAATAGGTTTAGTAAGTGGTCATTTAACTGAGGGAATTATATTAGGGGGATCACTTCAAATGATAGCACTTGGATGGGCAAATATTGGGGCTGCTGTAGCACCAGATGCTGCACTTGCATCAGTTGCATCATCTATACTTATGGTTTTAGGACTTCAAAATGGATCAGTAGATACTCAAACAGTAATTTCAACATCTATAGCTGTTGCTATACCGTTATCAGTTGCAGGGTTATTCCTCACAATGCTATGTAGAACTATAACGATTCCAATAGTTCACTTTATGGACAAGGCAGCTGAAAAAGGTAAAATAAAGGTTATAGAAGTTTGGCAAATTTTATGTATATTTTTACAAGGTATACGTATAGCAATACCAGCAGCAGCACTTTGTATTATTCCAGCATCAGCTGTAACAGATGCTTTAAGCATGATGCCAGATTGGTTATCAACAGGTATGGCAATTGGTGGAGGTATGGTAGCAGCAGTTGGTTATGCAATGGTAATCAATATGATGTCAACTAAGGAAACTTGGGCATTCTTTATATTAGGATTTGTACTTGCAGCACTAGGACAATTAACATTAATTGCTTTAGGTGCTATTGGACTTGCGTTAGCAATTATATATTTAACACTAAAAGAGAATTCAGGAAATGGTAGAGGTGGAACTGGTTCAGGTGATCCACTTGGAGATATTTTAAATGATTATTAG